Proteins co-encoded in one Sandaracinaceae bacterium genomic window:
- a CDS encoding zf-HC2 domain-containing protein, giving the protein MGALVDGELDPATQIEFERHVDVCADCQELLELDRLIRHELRTRAQATVTPTSLEERVRLALQQAPEQRRAPFITVSPVPLKQAVPMVAAAAALFLVVGSAGVTDDANVASASMLEDVVQLHSSQLPSDVAEPDTTQVQRYFQGRVAFPVRPARFDRQDARLVGARLSHVREQRAAALFYEVQGRRVTVVVFPSPDGVPAGAPVRLGNNDLFYGSVRGYAVPVRQHDGLSYAFTGDMDRDSLMRLAASARVSP; this is encoded by the coding sequence ATGGGAGCGCTCGTCGATGGCGAGCTCGACCCCGCGACGCAGATCGAGTTCGAGCGTCACGTGGACGTGTGCGCCGACTGCCAGGAGCTGTTGGAGCTCGACCGCCTGATCCGGCACGAGCTGCGGACGCGGGCGCAGGCCACGGTCACGCCCACCAGCCTCGAGGAGCGCGTGCGGCTGGCCCTGCAGCAGGCCCCCGAGCAGCGCCGCGCGCCGTTCATCACGGTGTCGCCGGTGCCGCTCAAGCAGGCCGTGCCCATGGTGGCCGCCGCCGCAGCGCTCTTCCTGGTGGTGGGTAGCGCGGGCGTCACGGACGACGCCAACGTGGCCTCCGCCAGCATGCTGGAAGACGTGGTGCAGCTGCACTCGAGCCAGCTTCCGTCGGACGTGGCCGAGCCCGACACCACCCAGGTGCAGCGCTACTTCCAGGGCCGCGTGGCCTTCCCCGTGCGGCCGGCTCGCTTCGACCGGCAAGACGCTCGGCTGGTGGGCGCGCGTCTCTCCCACGTGCGCGAGCAGCGCGCCGCGGCCCTGTTCTACGAGGTGCAGGGGCGCCGGGTCACGGTGGTGGTCTTCCCGTCGCCGGATGGCGTGCCCGCAGGGGCGCCCGTGCGGCTGGGCAACAACGACCTCTTCTACGGCAGCGTGCGTGGCTATGCCGTGCCGGTGCGCCAGCACGACGGGCTTTCGTATGCCTTCACGGGCGACATGGACCGCGACTCGCTCATGCGGCTAGCGGCATCGGCCCGCGTCAGCCCCTGA
- a CDS encoding sigma-70 family RNA polymerase sigma factor produces MGIFTKKSNTKAAEKLRLEFEREALPHLDTLYGAALRLTRAPAEAEDLVQDTLLKAFRFYDRFEAGTNLKAWLLKIMTNTFINRYRRTVRERAVFDGEMARPVGEATMSRATMRRLRNPVDDVERKMLADEIEAALVRLPAEHRVMIELADIQELSYREIADIVGCPIGTVMSRLHRARKTMQGELVEQALAMGIIQPAAAADVANVNDAPISLAEFRQRQAERALGDVATQGHGQGKDVGHV; encoded by the coding sequence ATGGGCATTTTCACCAAGAAATCCAACACGAAGGCCGCCGAGAAGCTCCGCTTGGAGTTCGAACGCGAGGCCCTGCCGCACTTGGACACGCTCTACGGAGCGGCGCTGCGCCTGACCCGCGCCCCGGCCGAGGCCGAGGACCTGGTGCAGGACACGCTGTTGAAGGCCTTCCGCTTCTATGACCGCTTCGAGGCTGGGACCAACCTCAAGGCCTGGCTGCTGAAGATCATGACCAACACGTTCATCAACCGCTACCGCCGCACGGTGCGCGAGCGGGCGGTGTTCGATGGCGAGATGGCGCGCCCCGTGGGGGAGGCCACCATGAGCCGCGCCACCATGCGCCGGCTGCGCAACCCCGTGGACGACGTGGAGCGCAAGATGCTGGCGGACGAGATCGAGGCGGCGCTGGTGCGCCTCCCGGCCGAGCACCGCGTCATGATCGAGCTGGCGGACATCCAGGAGCTGTCGTACCGGGAGATCGCAGACATCGTGGGCTGCCCCATCGGCACCGTGATGTCGCGCCTGCACCGGGCCCGCAAGACCATGCAGGGCGAGCTGGTGGAGCAGGCCCTGGCCATGGGCATCATCCAGCCGGCGGCCGCGGCAGACGTGGCCAACGTGAACGACGCACCCATCTCGCTGGCCGAGTTCCGGCAGCGGCAGGCTGAGCGCGCCCTCGGCGACGTGGCCACTCAGGGTCACGGACAAGGAAAGGACGTGGGGCACGTATGA
- a CDS encoding ATP-dependent Clp protease adaptor ClpS — translation MAKPIEDDGDVVVETRTREKTKRPPMYRVLMHNDDFTTRDFVVYVLMSVFRHTEASATRVMLHVHHNGVGVAGVFTREVAETKIDTVEKLAAEHEFPLRLSMEPEDGPKETDD, via the coding sequence ATGGCCAAACCCATCGAAGATGACGGCGACGTCGTTGTCGAGACGCGCACGAGGGAGAAGACCAAGCGCCCCCCCATGTACCGGGTGCTCATGCACAACGACGACTTCACCACGCGTGACTTCGTCGTTTACGTGCTTATGAGCGTGTTTCGCCACACCGAAGCGAGCGCCACGCGCGTCATGCTGCACGTGCACCACAACGGCGTGGGTGTGGCGGGGGTCTTTACGCGAGAGGTCGCGGAGACCAAGATCGACACGGTAGAGAAACTGGCCGCTGAGCACGAGTTCCCCCTCCGGCTGAGCATGGAGCCCGAAGACGGGCCCAAGGAAACGGACGACTGA